A single window of Achromobacter xylosoxidans DNA harbors:
- the aroE gene encoding shikimate dehydrogenase, translating into MTEAPPLARYAVIGNPIAHSRSPQIHALFSRQTGKPLRYERLLAPVDGFTAAVAGFAAEGGLGLNVTVPFKQEAYALASGHLSSRARLAGAVNTLSWRDGAWHGCNTDGVGLVSDLLRLGVRLSGASVLLVGAGGAARGVLQPLAQSGCARIHIVNRTAARALELAESWRETGAEPQTRVTAGGLPDAALPGGWNLVVNATASGLQDAAPELPAGLYAEGAAAYDMMYGAQPTAFMRQARQDGAALTADGLGMLVGQAAESFFIWHGVRPDPAPVLTALREALMAGT; encoded by the coding sequence ATGACCGAGGCGCCCCCTCTTGCCCGCTATGCCGTGATCGGCAACCCCATCGCGCACAGCCGTTCGCCCCAGATCCACGCCCTGTTTTCCCGCCAGACCGGCAAGCCGCTGCGCTATGAGCGCCTGCTGGCGCCGGTGGACGGCTTCACGGCGGCCGTGGCCGGGTTCGCCGCCGAGGGCGGCCTGGGGCTGAATGTAACGGTGCCGTTCAAGCAGGAAGCCTATGCCTTGGCCTCGGGGCATCTGTCCAGCCGCGCGCGGCTGGCGGGCGCGGTCAATACCCTGTCCTGGCGCGACGGCGCCTGGCACGGCTGCAACACCGACGGCGTCGGCCTGGTTTCCGACCTGCTGCGCCTGGGCGTGCGCCTGAGCGGCGCCTCGGTGCTGCTGGTGGGCGCGGGCGGGGCCGCCCGCGGCGTGCTGCAACCGCTGGCGCAATCCGGTTGCGCCCGCATCCATATCGTCAACCGCACCGCTGCCCGCGCCCTGGAGCTGGCCGAAAGCTGGCGCGAGACGGGCGCCGAGCCGCAGACCCGCGTTACTGCCGGCGGCCTGCCCGACGCCGCCCTGCCCGGCGGCTGGAACCTGGTCGTCAACGCCACCGCCAGCGGGCTGCAGGACGCCGCCCCCGAGCTGCCCGCCGGCCTGTACGCCGAAGGCGCCGCCGCCTACGACATGATGTACGGCGCCCAGCCGACGGCGTTCATGCGCCAGGCGCGCCAGGATGGCGCCGCGCTGACGGCCGACGGCCTCGGCATGCTGGTCGGCCAGGCGGCCGAGAGTTTCTTCATCTGGCACGGGGTGCGGCCCGACCCCGCCCCGGTGCTGACGGCGCTGCGCGAGGCGCTCATGGCCGGGACCTGA
- a CDS encoding symmetrical bis(5'-nucleosyl)-tetraphosphatase, with product MNGSIWMIGDVQGCCSPLDRLLSHPELVGDPKSRFWFAGDLVNRGPQSLATLRRIIDLGDRATVVLGNHDLHLLAAAAGVRKPSKSDTLDEILRAPDSADLIDWLRSRPLAHFEQDHLMVHAGTLAKWDVAKTLSLAAEVQDALRGPNWQKALQKMYGNEPATWKEDHKGGKRMRVIINALTRIRLCTPNGHMEFATKVTPGAWPAGLVPWFDVPNRATRNVTTVFGHWSTLGLMVRPDVICLDTGCVWGGALTALRLQDRKLVQVKCSQFQDPLAE from the coding sequence ATGAACGGCAGTATCTGGATGATCGGCGACGTGCAAGGTTGCTGCTCGCCGCTGGATCGCTTGCTGTCCCACCCCGAACTGGTCGGCGATCCGAAGTCGCGCTTCTGGTTCGCCGGGGATCTGGTCAACCGTGGCCCGCAATCGCTGGCGACCCTGCGCCGCATCATCGACCTGGGCGACCGCGCCACGGTGGTGCTGGGCAACCATGACCTGCACCTGCTGGCGGCCGCCGCGGGCGTGCGCAAGCCGTCCAAGTCGGACACGCTGGACGAGATCCTGCGGGCGCCGGATTCGGCCGACCTGATCGACTGGCTGCGCTCGCGGCCGCTGGCGCATTTCGAGCAGGACCACCTGATGGTGCACGCGGGCACGCTGGCCAAGTGGGACGTGGCCAAGACGCTGTCGCTGGCGGCCGAGGTGCAGGATGCGCTGCGCGGCCCGAACTGGCAGAAGGCGCTGCAGAAGATGTACGGCAACGAGCCGGCCACGTGGAAGGAAGACCACAAGGGCGGCAAGCGGATGCGGGTGATCATCAATGCGCTGACGCGCATCCGCCTGTGCACGCCGAATGGCCATATGGAGTTCGCGACCAAGGTGACGCCGGGCGCCTGGCCGGCGGGCCTGGTGCCGTGGTTCGACGTGCCGAACCGCGCGACGCGCAACGTGACGACGGTGTTCGGCCATTGGTCGACGCTGGGGCTGATGGTGCGGCCGGATGTGATCTGCCTGGATACGGGATGCGTATGGGGCGGGGCGTTGACGGCGTTGCGGTTGCAGGATCGGAAGCTGGTGCAGGTGAAGTGTTCGCAGTTTCAGGATCCGTTGGCTGAGTGA
- the mtgA gene encoding monofunctional biosynthetic peptidoglycan transglycosylase: protein MAARGKSGKRRSWFRIITGTLMALVCAVLLYQFWLFGLVVWYNYQNPGSSAIMREELARLRDGNPDFQLKYEWVPYDKINRNLKRAVVASEDSNFTEHDGVEWDAIRKAWEYNQKQEAAGRSKMRGGSTITQQLAKNLFLSSSRSYLRKGQELVLTYMIEHVMTKERILELYLNVAEWGTGVFGAQAAARHYFNVPAANLGASQSARLAAMLPNPRFYDSHRNSNYLNSRVYTLTRRMQMVDIP, encoded by the coding sequence ATGGCCGCCCGCGGCAAGAGCGGCAAGCGCCGCTCCTGGTTCCGTATCATCACCGGCACGCTGATGGCGCTGGTGTGCGCGGTGCTGCTCTACCAGTTCTGGCTGTTCGGACTGGTGGTCTGGTACAACTACCAGAACCCCGGCAGCAGCGCCATCATGCGCGAGGAACTGGCGCGCCTGCGCGACGGCAACCCCGATTTCCAGCTGAAGTACGAGTGGGTGCCCTATGACAAGATCAACCGCAACCTGAAGCGGGCGGTGGTGGCGTCCGAGGATTCCAACTTCACGGAACACGACGGCGTCGAATGGGATGCCATCCGCAAGGCCTGGGAATACAACCAGAAACAGGAAGCGGCCGGACGCAGCAAGATGCGCGGCGGCTCGACCATCACCCAGCAGCTGGCCAAGAACCTGTTCCTGTCCAGCTCCCGCAGCTACCTGCGCAAGGGCCAGGAACTGGTGCTGACCTACATGATCGAACACGTCATGACCAAGGAACGCATCCTGGAGCTGTACCTGAATGTGGCCGAATGGGGCACCGGCGTGTTCGGCGCCCAGGCGGCCGCCAGGCATTATTTCAACGTGCCGGCGGCCAACCTGGGAGCCAGCCAGTCGGCCCGTCTGGCGGCCATGCTGCCCAATCCGCGCTTCTATGACAGCCACCGCAATTCCAACTACCTGAATTCGCGCGTGTACACCCTGACCCGGCGGATGCAGATGGTCGACATCCCCTGA
- a CDS encoding amino acid ABC transporter permease codes for MHYVFDFSAIFQGEYPAWLLRGLVTTLALAGLAWILAFLVGSLLAVIRLTGSPVANALIALYVAFHRNVPMLVHILFWYFGVPALLPQAATDWLNTHGSEFILSCIAIGLVMSAYVCEDLRSAVRGIPPGQVEAARALGLGFLRTMRCVVLPQAFRIAIPPLLNQTLLLVKNTSLAMAIGVAELTAAGREIENYTFRTFEAYAVVTAIYLLLSFLIMGGGALLQRRYRPLGGH; via the coding sequence ATGCATTACGTCTTCGACTTCTCCGCCATCTTCCAGGGGGAGTACCCGGCCTGGCTGCTCAGGGGGCTCGTCACCACCCTGGCGCTGGCCGGACTGGCCTGGATCCTGGCGTTCCTGGTGGGCAGCCTGCTGGCGGTCATCCGCCTGACGGGCTCGCCCGTGGCCAACGCGTTGATCGCGCTGTACGTGGCCTTCCATCGCAACGTGCCGATGCTGGTGCACATCCTGTTCTGGTATTTCGGCGTGCCGGCCCTGCTGCCACAGGCCGCCACCGACTGGCTCAACACGCATGGCAGCGAGTTCATCCTGTCGTGCATCGCCATCGGCCTGGTGATGTCGGCCTATGTCTGCGAAGACCTGCGCAGCGCGGTGCGCGGCATCCCGCCGGGCCAGGTCGAGGCGGCGCGCGCGCTGGGCCTCGGTTTTCTGCGCACCATGCGCTGCGTGGTGCTGCCGCAGGCCTTCCGCATCGCCATCCCGCCGCTCTTGAACCAGACGCTGCTGCTGGTCAAGAACACCAGCCTGGCCATGGCCATCGGCGTGGCCGAGCTGACCGCCGCCGGCCGCGAGATCGAGAACTACACGTTCCGCACCTTCGAGGCTTACGCGGTGGTGACGGCGATCTACCTGCTGCTGTCGTTCCTGATCATGGGCGGCGGCGCGCTGCTGCAGCGGCGCTACCGTCCGCTGGGAGGCCATTGA
- a CDS encoding TonB family protein — MQRLADSPSPLSRPLRWLGAPAQHYLRIGIAISLLVHAGALAWRFGAPALSRPPATSLEVVLLNARSETPPDTPRAQAQNQMSGGGNAERGLATTPLPQTGASAETIVLEAMRKRQVQLEAEQTRLMTQLRAADKAGAERQAVNPWPDGNERGKDAEDQASVIQNAQVAALAAKVQQYNAEPRKQFVAPSAQASRYAAYLDAWRARIEAVGTRHYPDEARGRIYGSLRITVSVRADGSIANVEIDQPSPHAVLNQAARRIVQLAAPFPPFPPDIARDTDVLVITRTWHFVNDTLETEAP; from the coding sequence GTGCAACGCCTCGCTGACTCCCCCTCCCCGCTGAGCCGGCCGCTGCGGTGGCTGGGCGCGCCCGCCCAGCACTACCTGCGCATCGGCATCGCGATTTCGCTGTTGGTGCACGCCGGCGCGCTGGCGTGGCGCTTCGGCGCGCCCGCCCTGTCGCGCCCGCCGGCCACCAGCCTGGAAGTCGTGCTGCTCAATGCGCGCAGCGAAACCCCGCCCGACACACCGCGCGCCCAGGCGCAGAACCAGATGAGCGGCGGCGGCAACGCCGAACGCGGCCTGGCCACCACCCCGCTGCCCCAGACCGGCGCCTCGGCCGAGACCATCGTGCTCGAGGCCATGCGCAAGCGCCAGGTCCAGCTGGAGGCCGAACAGACCCGCCTGATGACCCAGCTGCGGGCCGCCGACAAGGCCGGCGCCGAGCGCCAGGCCGTCAACCCCTGGCCAGACGGCAACGAGCGGGGCAAGGACGCCGAGGACCAGGCCAGCGTCATCCAGAACGCCCAGGTCGCCGCCCTGGCGGCCAAGGTCCAGCAATACAACGCCGAACCGCGCAAGCAGTTCGTGGCGCCCTCCGCCCAGGCCTCGCGCTACGCCGCCTACCTGGACGCCTGGCGCGCGCGCATCGAGGCGGTCGGCACCCGGCACTATCCCGACGAAGCCCGCGGCCGCATCTACGGTTCGCTGCGCATCACCGTATCGGTGCGGGCCGACGGCAGCATCGCCAATGTCGAGATCGACCAGCCGTCGCCGCACGCGGTGCTGAACCAGGCCGCCCGCCGCATCGTGCAACTGGCCGCGCCGTTTCCGCCGTTCCCGCCCGACATCGCGCGCGACACCGATGTGCTGGTCATCACCCGCACCTGGCATTTCGTCAACGACACCCTGGAAACCGAAGCCCCATGA
- a CDS encoding aminotransferase class I/II-fold pyridoxal phosphate-dependent enzyme yields MNGADTEFLAARARAIKPSPSMAAKTRVDQLRAQGRDIIDFTVGEPDLPTPPHIVQAGIDALNSGDIRYTASAGSRPLLEAARAKFQRENGLDYALDELIVGVGAKQLLYTALAATVQAGDEVIIPAPYWVSYPDMVLVNDGTPVVVACPEADGFKLTPEALERAITPRTKWLLLNTPSNPTGAMYSAAELRALADVLARHPQVWLMTDEIYEHLAYGDARHASPAAVAPELAGRTLTINGVSKAYAMTGWRLGYAGGPKTLVKAMATLISQSTSCVSAISQAAARVALSADQACVGEAAAVFHARRDRIVTLLDAVPGIRCPRPQGAFYVYPNVEGLLGRRTPAGALMRTDLDVVMFLLDEAGVAVLDGTAYGLSPYLRLSFATSMDNIEEGCRRIAQACGRLT; encoded by the coding sequence ATGAACGGCGCCGATACGGAGTTCCTGGCGGCGCGCGCCCGCGCCATCAAGCCTTCGCCCAGCATGGCGGCCAAGACCCGGGTGGACCAATTGCGGGCGCAGGGGCGCGACATCATCGACTTCACCGTGGGCGAGCCCGACCTGCCGACACCGCCGCACATCGTGCAGGCCGGCATCGACGCGCTGAACAGCGGCGACATCCGCTACACCGCGTCGGCCGGCTCGCGGCCGCTGCTGGAAGCGGCACGCGCCAAGTTCCAGCGCGAGAACGGGCTGGATTACGCGCTTGACGAACTGATCGTCGGCGTGGGCGCCAAGCAACTGCTCTATACCGCGCTGGCCGCCACCGTGCAGGCCGGCGACGAGGTCATCATTCCCGCGCCGTACTGGGTCTCGTATCCCGACATGGTGTTGGTCAATGACGGCACGCCGGTGGTGGTGGCGTGCCCGGAGGCCGACGGCTTCAAACTCACGCCCGAGGCGCTGGAACGCGCCATCACGCCGCGCACCAAGTGGCTGCTGTTGAATACGCCATCCAATCCGACCGGCGCGATGTACAGCGCGGCGGAACTGCGCGCGCTGGCCGACGTGCTGGCGCGCCATCCCCAGGTCTGGCTGATGACCGACGAGATCTACGAGCATCTGGCCTATGGCGACGCGCGCCATGCGTCGCCGGCCGCCGTCGCGCCGGAATTGGCCGGGCGCACGCTGACCATCAATGGGGTCTCCAAGGCCTACGCGATGACCGGCTGGCGCCTGGGCTATGCCGGCGGCCCCAAGACGCTGGTCAAGGCCATGGCCACGCTGATCTCGCAGAGCACCAGCTGCGTCAGCGCCATCAGCCAGGCCGCCGCGCGCGTGGCATTGAGCGCCGACCAGGCCTGCGTCGGCGAGGCAGCCGCCGTGTTCCACGCGCGCCGCGACCGCATCGTGACGCTGCTGGACGCGGTGCCGGGCATCCGCTGTCCGCGGCCGCAGGGCGCGTTCTACGTCTACCCCAACGTCGAGGGCCTGTTGGGACGACGCACGCCGGCCGGCGCGTTGATGCGCACCGACCTGGACGTGGTCATGTTCCTGCTGGACGAGGCCGGCGTCGCGGTGCTGGACGGCACGGCCTACGGCCTGTCGCCCTACCTGCGCCTGAGCTTCGCCACTTCGATGGACAACATCGAGGAAGGCTGTCGCCGCATCGCCCAGGCCTGCGGCCGGCTGACCTGA
- a CDS encoding amino acid ABC transporter permease: MWDILKDNWLLLLIGQYPHGPIGGLAATLGLAAVSLALALPCGVLLALGRISPYRALRWPASAMVYLVRGLPLLMFIFWAYFFVPLIIGRPVAGTTTMVVALVCYESAYLAEIIRAGIQALPPGQQEAGRALGLSYMQTMRRVILPQALYNMLPSMLSQFVSTVKETSLAYVISVQELTYAANQINSVLLTKPFEVFALLALTYFILNFGLSALVHLTEKRIGSRRAGRAPVPKVVPT; the protein is encoded by the coding sequence ATGTGGGATATCCTCAAAGACAACTGGCTGCTGCTGCTCATCGGCCAGTATCCGCATGGCCCGATCGGCGGCCTGGCCGCCACGCTGGGCCTGGCCGCCGTCAGCCTGGCGCTGGCCCTGCCTTGCGGCGTGCTGCTGGCGCTGGGCCGCATCAGCCCATACCGGGCGCTGCGCTGGCCGGCCTCGGCCATGGTGTACCTGGTGCGCGGCCTGCCGCTGCTGATGTTCATCTTCTGGGCCTACTTCTTCGTGCCGCTCATCATCGGCCGGCCGGTGGCGGGCACCACGACGATGGTGGTGGCGCTGGTGTGCTACGAAAGCGCCTACCTGGCCGAGATCATCCGCGCCGGCATCCAGGCGCTGCCCCCCGGCCAGCAGGAGGCCGGCCGCGCGCTCGGCCTGTCGTACATGCAGACCATGCGCCGGGTGATTCTGCCGCAGGCGCTCTACAACATGCTGCCCAGCATGCTGAGCCAGTTCGTCTCGACCGTGAAGGAAACCTCGCTGGCCTACGTGATCAGCGTGCAGGAACTGACGTACGCCGCCAACCAGATCAACAGCGTGCTGCTGACCAAACCGTTCGAGGTGTTCGCGTTGCTGGCGCTGACTTATTTCATCCTGAATTTCGGCCTGAGCGCCCTGGTGCACCTGACCGAAAAGCGCATCGGCAGCCGCCGCGCCGGCCGCGCACCCGTTCCCAAGGTGGTCCCGACATGA
- a CDS encoding ABC transporter ATP-binding protein: protein MIELSVEDLHLDYGDNPVLKGVSMQLRQGEVVSLLGPSGSGKTTLLRAVAGLEGPKRGRITIGDRTVYDGAARQEIPAEERNLGLVFQSYALWPHKTVFDNVAYPLKLRKVPSGEVRERVQAVLDQLGLGKLGQRHPHALSGGQQQRVAIGRALVYSPPVILLDEPLSNLDAKLREEARAFLRELIIRLGLSALMVTHDQSEAMAISDRILLLNNGKIEQQGTPQEMYGAPKTLFTAEFMGSNNRLDGKVTEVRDGRARIEGRGWALWGQAGEGVAAGQDATAVIRVEQVRLADDPDGNHIDMPLLTSMYLGDRWEYLFRTPDADPANTLALRAYGPEGREPGPCRLALPAGKVWVFPRPAK from the coding sequence ATGATTGAGCTTTCTGTAGAAGACCTGCACCTGGATTACGGCGACAACCCGGTGCTCAAGGGCGTGTCGATGCAACTGCGCCAGGGCGAAGTGGTGTCGCTGCTGGGCCCCTCGGGCAGCGGCAAGACCACCCTGCTGCGCGCCGTGGCCGGCCTGGAAGGCCCCAAGCGCGGCCGCATCACCATCGGCGATCGCACCGTCTACGACGGCGCCGCGCGCCAGGAGATCCCGGCCGAGGAGCGCAATCTCGGCCTGGTGTTTCAGTCGTATGCCCTGTGGCCGCACAAGACCGTGTTCGACAACGTCGCCTACCCGCTCAAGCTGCGCAAGGTGCCGTCGGGCGAAGTGCGCGAACGCGTGCAGGCGGTGCTGGACCAGCTCGGCCTGGGCAAGCTGGGCCAGCGCCATCCGCACGCGCTGTCCGGCGGCCAGCAGCAGCGCGTGGCCATCGGCCGCGCCCTGGTTTACAGCCCGCCCGTGATCCTGCTGGACGAGCCGCTGTCCAACCTGGACGCCAAGCTGCGCGAGGAGGCCCGCGCCTTCCTGCGCGAGCTGATCATCCGCCTGGGCCTGTCGGCGTTGATGGTGACGCATGACCAGAGCGAAGCCATGGCCATTTCCGACCGCATCCTGCTGCTGAACAACGGCAAGATCGAACAGCAGGGCACGCCGCAGGAGATGTACGGCGCGCCCAAGACCTTGTTCACCGCCGAGTTCATGGGCAGCAACAACCGCCTGGACGGCAAGGTCACCGAAGTGCGCGATGGCCGCGCCCGCATCGAGGGCCGCGGCTGGGCGCTGTGGGGCCAGGCCGGCGAAGGCGTGGCCGCGGGCCAGGACGCCACCGCCGTGATCCGGGTCGAACAGGTCCGCCTGGCGGACGACCCCGACGGCAACCACATCGACATGCCGCTGCTGACCAGCATGTACCTGGGCGACCGCTGGGAATACCTGTTCCGCACCCCCGACGCGGATCCGGCCAATACCCTGGCGCTGCGCGCCTACGGCCCCGAGGGCCGCGAACCCGGCCCCTGCCGCCTGGCGCTGCCGGCCGGCAAGGTGTGGGTGTTCCCGCGCCCGGCCAAGTAG
- the lptG gene encoding LPS export ABC transporter permease LptG codes for MRTARRYLAREIYRSCAVVLMALLGLFTFFALVDDLDNVGDKFSMMALLYMQALAIPTRLYDLLPIGLLIGAILALAGLAQRNELVILRVSGVSGMRLLRMLWIVTIPLMIGAALLSEYVTPWAEMKSGEANLMFRGKAGGDRLNSGYWFKEPTANGGTRIINIAALQGDGQVTGVTLYEFKKDLTLSVLSTAPNGLFAHGDLVLKDVSETRLDDNAAETLADARPPKNPPAVVVKVPERTVDTTLSAERLLARVLTPERMSIVTLLDYVDYLRNNQLQYGRQVVALWRKLAYPFTLLVMITIAAPIGLMQTRRGGVGAKVFIGILLGVGFFMLNQLALNVGMLGKWPPWLTALGPNIGAMALALGAMSYMEYRHTITRIVQQRWPWSKSPA; via the coding sequence ATGCGTACCGCCCGTCGCTACCTGGCCCGCGAGATCTATCGCTCTTGCGCAGTGGTCCTTATGGCCCTGTTGGGTCTTTTCACGTTCTTCGCACTGGTGGACGACCTGGACAACGTGGGTGACAAGTTCTCCATGATGGCCCTGCTGTACATGCAGGCGCTGGCCATCCCGACCCGACTTTACGACCTGCTGCCCATCGGCCTGCTGATCGGCGCCATCCTGGCCCTGGCCGGCCTGGCCCAGCGCAACGAGCTGGTGATCCTGCGGGTCTCGGGCGTCAGCGGCATGCGCCTGCTGCGCATGCTCTGGATCGTCACCATCCCGCTGATGATCGGGGCCGCCCTGCTGTCCGAGTACGTCACCCCCTGGGCCGAGATGAAATCCGGCGAGGCCAACCTGATGTTCCGCGGCAAGGCCGGCGGCGACCGCCTGAACAGCGGCTACTGGTTCAAGGAACCCACGGCCAACGGCGGCACCCGCATCATCAACATCGCCGCGCTGCAGGGCGACGGCCAGGTCACCGGCGTCACCCTCTACGAATTCAAGAAGGACCTGACGCTGTCGGTGCTGTCGACCGCGCCCAATGGCCTGTTCGCCCACGGCGACCTGGTCCTCAAGGACGTCTCGGAAACCCGCCTGGACGACAACGCCGCCGAGACGCTGGCCGACGCCCGTCCGCCCAAGAATCCCCCGGCGGTGGTGGTCAAGGTGCCCGAGCGCACTGTCGACACCACCCTGAGCGCGGAACGCCTGCTGGCGCGGGTCCTGACCCCCGAGCGCATGTCGATCGTGACGCTGCTGGACTATGTGGATTATTTGCGCAACAACCAGCTGCAATATGGTCGACAGGTGGTCGCCTTGTGGCGCAAACTGGCGTATCCGTTCACGTTGCTGGTGATGATCACCATCGCCGCCCCCATCGGCCTGATGCAGACGCGCCGTGGCGGCGTGGGCGCCAAGGTGTTCATCGGCATCCTGCTGGGCGTGGGCTTCTTCATGCTCAACCAGCTGGCGCTGAACGTAGGCATGCTGGGCAAGTGGCCGCCCTGGCTCACCGCCCTGGGGCCGAACATCGGCGCCATGGCCCTGGCGCTGGGCGCCATGAGCTACATGGAGTACCGCCACACCATCACCCGTATCGTCCAACAACGTTGGCCCTGGAGCAAGAGTCCCGCATGA
- a CDS encoding amino acid ABC transporter ATP-binding protein yields MIRFSEVQKWYGDYQALADVTAQVRRGEVVVVCGPSGSGKSTLIRTVNRLEPIQKGVIEVDGQDIYGGKVHLDTLRSHIGFVFQQFNLFPHLSVLENLMLAPLQLKRARRPEARERAMQLLDRVGLAHKAEAYPAQLSGGQQQRVAIARALAMNPPVMLFDEPTSALDPEMVGEVLQVMKGLARDGMTMVCVTHEMGFAREVADTVWFMDAGRIVEVAGPEAFFGRPETERARKFLAEIRR; encoded by the coding sequence ATGATCCGATTTTCCGAAGTGCAGAAGTGGTACGGCGACTATCAGGCGCTGGCCGACGTGACCGCGCAGGTGCGCCGCGGCGAGGTGGTGGTGGTGTGCGGCCCGTCCGGATCGGGCAAGTCGACACTGATTCGCACCGTGAACCGATTGGAGCCTATCCAGAAGGGCGTGATCGAGGTCGATGGCCAGGACATCTACGGCGGCAAGGTGCACCTGGACACGCTGCGCAGCCACATCGGTTTCGTATTCCAGCAGTTCAACCTGTTTCCGCACCTGTCGGTGCTGGAGAACCTGATGCTGGCGCCGCTGCAACTGAAACGCGCCCGCCGTCCAGAGGCGCGCGAACGGGCGATGCAATTGCTCGACCGCGTTGGCCTGGCGCACAAGGCCGAGGCCTATCCGGCGCAGTTGTCCGGCGGGCAGCAGCAACGCGTGGCGATCGCGCGGGCGCTGGCGATGAATCCGCCGGTGATGCTGTTCGACGAGCCGACCAGCGCGCTGGATCCCGAGATGGTGGGCGAGGTGCTGCAGGTGATGAAGGGCCTGGCTCGCGACGGCATGACCATGGTGTGCGTGACGCACGAGATGGGGTTTGCGCGGGAGGTGGCCGATACGGTCTGGTTCATGGATGCGGGGCGGATTGTGGAGGTGGCTGGGCCGGAGGCGTTTTTCGGTCGGCCGGAGACGGAGCGGGCGCGGAAGTTTCTGGCTGAGATTCGGAGGTGA
- a CDS encoding ABC transporter substrate-binding protein, protein MKHWIITCAAAIGLAATLAPAAHADTLQDIKARGKFICGTMGTAEPFSFQDLKTRAIVGYEVDMCQAVADSLGVPLELKLIAVEARIPELIAGRVDVVAANLGWSPERAQQIDYSHQHFVSLQKVLARESDKDLKAPADLAGKRVSAVRGSSSEQGARKFIPNVEPVTFKDPSGAFLALQQGKVSGFVGSELMLVKLKQQAASSAVPAKILEPALFVEPWGMGVRRGDTAMLNQVNKVLDGLEASGKATQIFDKWFGAGTPFNMKRDFRIEAIKG, encoded by the coding sequence ATGAAGCACTGGATCATCACCTGCGCGGCCGCCATCGGCCTGGCCGCCACCCTGGCGCCCGCGGCCCACGCGGACACGCTGCAGGACATCAAGGCGCGCGGCAAATTCATCTGCGGCACCATGGGCACGGCCGAACCATTCAGCTTCCAGGACCTCAAGACCCGCGCCATCGTCGGCTACGAGGTCGACATGTGCCAGGCGGTGGCCGACAGCCTGGGCGTGCCGCTGGAACTCAAGCTGATCGCGGTCGAGGCCCGCATTCCCGAACTGATCGCCGGCCGCGTCGACGTGGTCGCGGCCAACCTGGGCTGGAGCCCCGAGCGGGCGCAGCAGATCGACTATTCGCACCAGCATTTCGTGAGCCTGCAGAAGGTGCTGGCGCGTGAATCGGACAAGGACCTGAAGGCGCCCGCCGACCTGGCCGGCAAGCGCGTCAGCGCGGTGCGCGGCTCGTCGTCGGAACAAGGCGCGCGCAAGTTCATCCCCAACGTCGAGCCGGTGACCTTCAAGGACCCCAGCGGCGCCTTCCTGGCGTTGCAGCAGGGCAAGGTCAGCGGCTTTGTCGGCTCCGAGCTGATGCTGGTCAAGCTCAAGCAGCAGGCCGCGAGCAGCGCAGTGCCGGCCAAGATCCTCGAACCCGCGCTGTTCGTGGAGCCGTGGGGCATGGGCGTGCGCCGCGGCGATACCGCGATGCTGAACCAGGTGAACAAGGTGCTGGACGGCCTGGAAGCCTCGGGCAAGGCGACGCAGATCTTCGACAAGTGGTTCGGCGCCGGCACCCCGTTCAACATGAAGCGCGACTTCCGCATCGAAGCGATCAAGGGTTGA
- a CDS encoding RraA family protein, whose translation MATLITGTRILPAAPVAPDSILQALAGIVTPHLSDNLARREGIAGLHRYNRAGKLAGTALTVKTRPGDNLMIYKAMMQVQPGHVLVVDAGGDLSNAVLGEIMKRYLQAHGCAGVVVDGAIRDVGAFEADAFPCYARGHIHRGPYKDGPGEVNVPVSIGGQVIHPGDIVVGDEDGLVSFAADEAPALIAAARAHADKEARIMAEIDAGARTQSWMQAAFAAKGLA comes from the coding sequence ATGGCCACCCTCATCACCGGCACGCGCATATTGCCGGCCGCTCCCGTTGCCCCCGACTCCATCCTGCAGGCGCTGGCCGGCATCGTCACGCCGCATCTCAGCGACAACCTGGCGCGCCGCGAAGGCATCGCCGGGCTGCATCGCTACAACCGCGCCGGCAAGCTGGCCGGCACCGCCCTCACCGTCAAGACCCGGCCGGGCGATAACCTGATGATCTACAAGGCCATGATGCAGGTGCAGCCCGGCCACGTGCTGGTGGTGGACGCCGGCGGCGACCTGTCCAACGCCGTGCTGGGCGAGATCATGAAACGCTACCTGCAGGCGCACGGCTGCGCCGGCGTGGTGGTGGACGGCGCCATTCGCGATGTCGGTGCGTTCGAGGCCGACGCGTTTCCCTGCTATGCGCGCGGCCACATCCACCGCGGCCCCTACAAGGACGGCCCGGGCGAGGTCAACGTGCCCGTGTCCATCGGCGGCCAGGTGATCCACCCCGGCGACATCGTCGTGGGCGACGAGGACGGCCTGGTGAGTTTCGCGGCCGACGAGGCGCCTGCGCTGATCGCGGCGGCGCGCGCGCATGCCGACAAGGAGGCGCGCATCATGGCCGAGATCGACGCCGGCGCGCGTACGCAAAGCTGGATGCAGGCTGCCTTCGCCGCCAAGGGGCTGGCATGA